The DNA window AGTCCTTGATGAGTTTGCTGCCCAGTTAAATTGACTTAAAAGGCAGCTTTGATAACATTGTTATTACAGTAACTTGCTAATTGTAACATATTTTGCTAAGATAAATATGTACACATAATTGTGTACATATTTTTTCATAATTTGCGTTAAATTTTAGATGACAAGTTTATATTTTATATATCAAGGTGAGAAAAAGATGGAATTTATTCGGATCGGGGAAAAGATTATCAGTCGGGAAAAGATTATTCGGGTAATCGACCGTTTGTTGGAATTACGGAAACAAGGTTTATCTCAACAGGAAGTGGCCAACCGTCTTAATCTGGAGAGAACATTTATCTCTCGGTTGGAAGGGATCGGTGAGGTCCGCAAAGGTGAACGAATCGCGGTGGTAGGTTTTCCGATTAAGAATAAGGAAGAAATCGTAAATTTGCTGCGAGAGCTAGGGGTGGACTATTTTTTAATTATGACCGAGACTGAGCGGTGGCAGTTTGTTAAAGAAAAAACAGGGGTGCAACTGCTGAATGAGATAATGGATATAATTGCTACCATTCGTACTTATGATACGGTGGTACTGATTGGTTCCAACATGCGAATTAAGCTGGGCCAGGCTTTGCTGGATAAAGAGGTGATTGGCTTGGAAATTGGTGAGTCACCGATTGAAGAGGACAGGTATGTTGAACCTTCTGTTATTCGGAAGATTATTGAATCCTGCCAGGCATAAGGCTTTGCCAAATATGCTGATTAAATGTCCATCAGAATTATGCATGGCAAAATTTCAAACAACCTTAGGAGGGAAACCAGTTGAAACGGGTTGTTAGTGTCAGTCTAGGTTCGTCAAAACGAAATCACGCGGTGGAAACAGAGTTTTTAGGCGAGAAGTTCAGGATTGAACGGATCGGGACAGATGGAGACATGGACAAGGCCATCGCTTTGATCAGGGAGCTTGATGGCAAGGTAGATGCTTTTGGTATGGGGGGCATCGATCTCTATATTTATTCAGGTGAGAAGCGGTATGTGTTGCGGGATGCCCGAAGGATTGCCCAGGCTGCTAGGTTAACGCCGATTGTTGATGGGAGTGGCCTGAAGAATACCCTGGAACAAAAGGTGATCGAATATCTGGTGGCAAATGAGATCATTCCCTTAAAAGATCGCAAAGTGTTAATGGTCTGTGGCGTGGATCGACCGGGGATGGCCAGAGCGTTAGTGGCGGCTGGGAGTCGGGTTACTTTTGGCGACCTGATCTTTGGGTTGGGTATACCAGTTCCGATTACCAGTCTACGCAGCCTGGAGCGTGTTGCCCGTGTTCTCGCACCGCTGGTCAGTCAGATTCCTTTCAAGTATTTGTATCCGACTGGGCAAAAGCAGGAAGAAATTGTTCCGAAGCATTCTAAATATTATCATGAGGCAGAAATAATAGCTGGCGATTTTCACTTTGTTCGTCGTTACATGCCTGCTAATATGCAGGGGAAAATTGTGATTACCAATACGGTGACTAGTGAAGACATTGAAATGCTGCGCCAGCGAGGGGTAAGTAAACTCATTACCACTACCCCTGATCTGGATGGACGTTCTTTTGGGACAAATGTGATGGAGGGCGTCCTGGTTTCACTCGCTGGAAAAGCTGTAGACCAAATTACACCAAGTGATTATGGAGCGCTACTGGATCAGATCGGAATCAAGCCTCGCATTGTTCAACTCTCCTAGCACCAAGACTTCTGGAGGAGGGGCTACAGTGCCCGATTTTGCTGTTGTTCGTCCAGTTAAACTCACCGGACAGACTAGCCTGGGCCGCCTGATCTCAGGTCGCATTATGGATTTAGCGGTACTTATAGGGAAAAGTCGCCGTCAGGGAATACGAACTTATCAGTTAGAATCTGGAGAAATAGTTAAAGAGCATATACTGGCGTGCCCCTTTCCACGGAGAGAAGTCCTGGTTCAGTACGAAAATAAGGTGATCAATCACCTGGTCGCGGCCGGCCACCTGGCCGAACGCTTCGCCGCGAAAGTAATCGGTTATGATCCAATGATTCTTTGGGCTTGCGATCTCGCAGGGAAAGTTGCACCTGGGCTCCAAATCCCAATTATCAGTGGAGAACTGATGCGTTTAGTAGCCCTTAAGGAAACCTTACAGCGATTACTTAACACCCAGGAACGTTTATTAAATCATGCGAGGGTCATGGTTATTTCTTTGCGTCAGCGACTGACGAGATTAGCCGCTGAGTTACTTGCCCCGGAATGCCGAGAGTTAATTATCGTTGAACAACCCGACCGAAGTGTTGATTCATGGCTGGCGAGAGTTCTTTATACCTGTGGGGTGGTTTGTCAGGTGACACCAAGGGTAGAAAGGGTGCTAACCCCGGTGGACGTAGTGATTCTGGGTGATTTGTCTGTTTATCCAGGTGAAATCAAATTGGACAACGGCCGACCTGATACCATTGTCATAGATCTCTTTCCGTGGACAAATCGGCCAAGATTGGGCCAATCAATAAATAATCTACCAATTCTAGCCGAGCCAGTTTTTTGTTTGCGACAGGCCAATGGAGAGACGGAAGCAGCGCAAATGGCACTCTTAGATCCCCTGGAAGCTGAGCTGTTGCTGGCTACACTGGAAAGAAATGAATCTGTCAGTATTGTAAGTCGGGAGATTCGACCGGCGCAAGTCGTGATGATTCAACGGTTGATGCGTAAGTATGGATTTAAACTGATGGACAACATCGCCTGGGAAAAGAAGGAAGTCCTTGACAAAGGGCGACCAGGTAATTATAATAGCGATTAAAGAAATTGTTCGAGAAAAAAGCAAGCACTGCTAACCAGTTAAAAAGGTTTAGTGGTGCTTGTTGTGGTGATTACCAAAAATTTTTCAGCCAATATCGCCAATATTCGACAAAAGAGTGACTCGCTTGGGAGGGAATATCCAAGCGTTTCATATCTTTTGTTATTTTGTAATGGTTTGAATATCTGCAAAATGAAGTTCATATATTGATTTAGACCAATAATACAAGGGAGAGAGATTAATGGCGGAAAAAGAAGTCATCTTGACTGTTGATGGGCTCAAGAAGCTCGAGCAAGAATTAGAGCACTTGAAGACTGTCAAGCGTCGGGAGGTAGCCGAGCGAATCAAGCAGGCCATCGAATTCGGGGATATCAGTGAAAACTCGGAATATGAAGACGCCAAGAATGAACAAGCCTTTATTGAAGGTCGCATCTTGACACTGGAAAAAATGCTGCGCAATGCTCGGGTGATTGACGACTCCGACATCCCCACAGACGTAGTGTCGGTTGGTTCGACGGTAACGCTTAAAGACATGGAGTATGGTGATGAATTTCAATACACGATCGTTGGCTCTGCTGAGGCTGATCCGACAGCGAACAAGATTTCTAACGAATCTCCTGTCGGGAAGGCGATTTTAGGTCAGCCATGCGGTTCAATTGTTGAAGTGAATGTACCAGCTGGTAAATTGAGATACCAGATCATGAGTATTAATTAGCGGATGTCTTCGAGCCAAAGCAATAGTTGGGGGGATAGTTGGTGACCGCCGAAACAGAGGTAAACGAACTGAGGCAAATTAGGTTAGACAAGCTCAAGGAACTACGGGACAAAGGTATTGAGCCTTTTGGTGGTCGTTTTGAACGGACACACTGCGCCCAAGAAATAATTGATAACTTTGCCGAACTGGAGGACAAGCCGGTGGTTATTGCTGGACGGATCATGGCCAAACGAACCCACGGCAAAGCCAGTTTCGCGAATATTCAAGACCTCTCGGGGCGAATCCAGATTTACGTTCGCGTTGATGAAGTCGGTAATGAGGCTTATGAACTGTTTTTGTCGGGAGACATCGGCGACATCATTGGGGTAGCAGGAACAGTCTTCCGGACCAAGAAAGGAGAGATTTCGGTCTATGCCAAATCTCTGACCTGGTTGTCCAAGTCACTACGTCCTTTACCTGAAAAATGGCATGGCTTAAAAGATGTTGAACTCCGCTACCGGCAACGATATGTTGATTTGATCGTTAACCCGGAAGTCAGGCAGGTGTTTATCCAACGGAGCCAGATCATCAGGGCGATCCGGCGGTATCTAGACCAACTAGGTTTCCTGGAAGTGGAAACCCCGATGATGCAGCCAATTGCCGGGGGGGCAACGGCCCGACCTTTTATTACTTACCACAATGCTCTGGATATGCAGTTATACTTGCGTATTGCGCCTGAACTTTATTTGAAACGCTTGCTTGTTGGCGGGCTGGAAAAAGTCTATGAAATAAATCGAAATTTCCGCAATGAGGGAATTTCGACGAAGCACAACCCAGAATTTACGATGCTGGAGTTGTATCAGGCTTATGCTGACTACAACGATATGATGGTGCTGACTGAAAACTTGATTTCCCATGTTGCCCTGGAAGTACTGGGCACAATGACCATCGAGTATCAGGATCAACAGATCGATTTAAGTCCGCCTTGGGAACGCATTTCCATGCTTGATGCCATCCTGCGCTATACGGGGGTAGATTTCACCAGGATCCGTAATGATGAAGAAGCCCGAGCGGTAGCAGCTAAGCTTGATTTGCCGGTCGAGAACACTGCTTCCAAGGGCACGGTAATGAATGAAGTTTTCGAGAAATTGGTTGAACCGTATTTAATTCAGCCGACCTTTATCGTAGGACATCCGGTGGAGGTTTCACCTCTGGCCAAACGCAACCGGGACAACCCTAGCTATACGGACCGGTTTGAGGTGTTTATTTCGGCCAGAGAAATTGCTAACGCCTTTTCTGAGCTGAATGACCCAATCGACCAAAAAGAGCGTTTTTTACGGCAAGTCGAGCAGCGAAAAGCAGGGAGCCAGGAAGCGCACATGATGGACGAAGACTATATTCAAGCCTTAGAGTATGGCATGCCACCGGCGGGTGGACTGGGGATCGGCATTGATCGTCTGGTGATGTTGTTGACGAATTCGGCCTCGATCCGGGATGTGATTCTTTTTCCCACCATGCGGCCAAGGGAAGACTAGGTAAACAATTTAAAAAAGATAAAAGAAATTTGCGAAGTGGGCCAAGCGGCGCACTTTTTCTATCGTATTAGATTCAAACCAGGAATTTATGCTAAATCACAACCAATATAGTTGGCGAAGTCGATGTTGTTTGTGAAACAGTGAAGATTAGTGAAAGAAGGAGAAAAAAGAGGACAACAATGATAATTATTCGGATAGAAATCAATTAGGTAGAGTTTTGCTGATTTGAGTCCGGTCAACCAGTCGTGATATATTGGTAAAGGTTCTGCGAGAGAGCGATACCCAGAAATGTAATCAGACACAACACGCTGACAATAATTGGCTCATAAAATTGTTATTGACAGCACGTTCTGGGTGTGGTAATATAAAATTCCGAGGCAGTGGCAGGTCTCGCTGGTCTTTGAAAACTAAACAGTTGTGCGAAAGCCCGATGGAAGAAAGGACATCGAAAGATGTTCAGGAAGAATGAACCCTGTGATACTTTGAGGTACACAGAAGGCAGAAGGAAACAAGAGCCAAGAGCTCGAAGATAAAGGAATTATCGGAGAGTTTGATCCTGGCTCAGGACGAACGCTGGCGGCGTGCCTAACACATGCAAGTCGAACGGTCTGGCATTTAACCTACTGAATAGCTTGCTATAAAGTAGTTAAGTGGCGGATAGTGGCGGACGGGTGAGTAACGCGTGGGTAACCTGCCCATAAGCTGGGGATAACACTGGGAAACTAGTGCTAATACCGAATGTGCTCATTGAGCGGCATCGCTTAATGAGGAAAGGTGGCCTCTGGGAACAAGC is part of the Bacillota bacterium genome and encodes:
- a CDS encoding helix-turn-helix domain-containing protein, with product MEFIRIGEKIISREKIIRVIDRLLELRKQGLSQQEVANRLNLERTFISRLEGIGEVRKGERIAVVGFPIKNKEEIVNLLRELGVDYFLIMTETERWQFVKEKTGVQLLNEIMDIIATIRTYDTVVLIGSNMRIKLGQALLDKEVIGLEIGESPIEEDRYVEPSVIRKIIESCQA
- a CDS encoding quinate 5-dehydrogenase — encoded protein: MKRVVSVSLGSSKRNHAVETEFLGEKFRIERIGTDGDMDKAIALIRELDGKVDAFGMGGIDLYIYSGEKRYVLRDARRIAQAARLTPIVDGSGLKNTLEQKVIEYLVANEIIPLKDRKVLMVCGVDRPGMARALVAAGSRVTFGDLIFGLGIPVPITSLRSLERVARVLAPLVSQIPFKYLYPTGQKQEEIVPKHSKYYHEAEIIAGDFHFVRRYMPANMQGKIVITNTVTSEDIEMLRQRGVSKLITTTPDLDGRSFGTNVMEGVLVSLAGKAVDQITPSDYGALLDQIGIKPRIVQLS
- the greA gene encoding transcription elongation factor GreA; the encoded protein is MAEKEVILTVDGLKKLEQELEHLKTVKRREVAERIKQAIEFGDISENSEYEDAKNEQAFIEGRILTLEKMLRNARVIDDSDIPTDVVSVGSTVTLKDMEYGDEFQYTIVGSAEADPTANKISNESPVGKAILGQPCGSIVEVNVPAGKLRYQIMSIN
- the lysS gene encoding lysine--tRNA ligase, with product MVTAETEVNELRQIRLDKLKELRDKGIEPFGGRFERTHCAQEIIDNFAELEDKPVVIAGRIMAKRTHGKASFANIQDLSGRIQIYVRVDEVGNEAYELFLSGDIGDIIGVAGTVFRTKKGEISVYAKSLTWLSKSLRPLPEKWHGLKDVELRYRQRYVDLIVNPEVRQVFIQRSQIIRAIRRYLDQLGFLEVETPMMQPIAGGATARPFITYHNALDMQLYLRIAPELYLKRLLVGGLEKVYEINRNFRNEGISTKHNPEFTMLELYQAYADYNDMMVLTENLISHVALEVLGTMTIEYQDQQIDLSPPWERISMLDAILRYTGVDFTRIRNDEEARAVAAKLDLPVENTASKGTVMNEVFEKLVEPYLIQPTFIVGHPVEVSPLAKRNRDNPSYTDRFEVFISAREIANAFSELNDPIDQKERFLRQVEQRKAGSQEAHMMDEDYIQALEYGMPPAGGLGIGIDRLVMLLTNSASIRDVILFPTMRPRED